The Streptomyces sp. NBC_01275 genome has a segment encoding these proteins:
- a CDS encoding DUF6114 domain-containing protein has translation MSRLQQWRGDFRQWRGHRPFAGGLLLVLGGGEILLTMKAPLPVILHVGMQGLAGYLLPAVMLLCGLLILFNPAQRLFYSVVGILLSLGTWVTSNIGGFMVGLLLGAVGSCMAFGWLPDQEPRQSRRQRRKAARAEKTATETTVRQGPLSGAGEPA, from the coding sequence GTGAGTCGGCTTCAGCAGTGGCGAGGCGACTTCCGGCAGTGGAGGGGCCATCGCCCCTTCGCGGGCGGGTTGCTGCTCGTGCTGGGCGGCGGCGAGATCCTGCTGACCATGAAGGCTCCGCTGCCGGTCATCCTGCACGTCGGCATGCAGGGTCTGGCAGGCTACCTCCTGCCCGCCGTGATGCTGCTCTGCGGCCTGCTGATCCTGTTCAACCCGGCACAGCGGCTGTTCTACTCCGTAGTCGGCATCCTGCTGTCCCTGGGCACCTGGGTCACGTCCAACATCGGCGGCTTCATGGTCGGCCTTCTGCTGGGCGCCGTGGGCAGTTGCATGGCCTTCGGATGGCTGCCCGACCAGGAGCCGCGCCAGAGCCGCCGACAGCGTCGCAAGGCGGCGCGGGCGGAGAAGACGGCCACGGAGACGACGGTCCGCCAGGGCCCGCTGTCCGGGGCGGGAGAGCCCGCCTGA
- a CDS encoding metalloregulator ArsR/SmtB family transcription factor, protein MAFEDRSTDGVRIEDPSAAVLAQAAETFGLLASSARLHIVWALAQGESDVTGLAERVGGALPAVSQHLTKLKLAGLVRSRREGRRQVYFVDDPDVVDVVRLAVGRLADRADGSARPAAARLRGL, encoded by the coding sequence GTGGCGTTCGAGGACCGCTCCACCGACGGCGTCCGCATCGAGGACCCCTCCGCCGCCGTGCTCGCACAGGCCGCCGAGACCTTCGGGCTGCTGGCCTCGTCCGCCCGGCTGCACATCGTGTGGGCGCTGGCGCAGGGCGAGAGCGATGTGACCGGGCTCGCCGAGCGGGTCGGCGGCGCGCTGCCCGCCGTCAGCCAGCACCTCACCAAGCTGAAACTGGCCGGCCTCGTCCGCTCCCGCCGCGAGGGCCGCCGGCAGGTGTACTTCGTGGACGACCCCGACGTCGTCGACGTGGTACGCCTCGCCGTGGGCCGCCTCGCCGACCGCGCCGACGGCTCCGCCCGCCCGGCCGCCGCCCGTCTCCGTGGCCTCTGA
- a CDS encoding DUF6230 family protein, producing MASSSDVTSSADNTPGNPESGSAQRRGRVRLRRAAVMAVPAAAVAAGLAILTAEGALGVQFAISGMPFVVTADRLDGTGFEQFGSLDNMIENSPNQGDTGGQVLVVTSIVKKGTITNMCQSVDLGGIQLVLTAGGGSTPVSVSNLAIDSDEIKGDAEFNNIEIGGDSSTFTKGGVKGPEGVYGQQADTVVIKNLYQHNYAATAAVFKLPGLHMSFGSEGCPQ from the coding sequence ATGGCCTCGTCCTCGGACGTCACGTCGTCCGCCGACAACACCCCCGGGAACCCGGAGAGCGGTTCCGCACAAAGACGCGGCCGGGTCCGGCTGCGCCGGGCCGCCGTGATGGCGGTGCCGGCCGCCGCAGTGGCCGCCGGCCTCGCGATCCTCACGGCCGAGGGAGCCCTCGGCGTGCAGTTCGCCATCTCCGGCATGCCGTTCGTGGTCACCGCCGACAGGCTCGACGGAACTGGCTTCGAGCAGTTCGGCTCGCTGGACAACATGATCGAGAACAGCCCCAACCAGGGCGACACCGGCGGCCAGGTCCTGGTCGTCACCTCGATCGTGAAAAAGGGCACGATCACCAACATGTGCCAGAGCGTCGACCTCGGCGGCATCCAGCTCGTCCTCACCGCCGGCGGCGGGTCCACGCCGGTGAGCGTGTCGAACCTCGCCATCGACTCCGACGAGATCAAGGGCGACGCGGAGTTCAACAACATCGAGATCGGCGGCGACTCCAGCACCTTCACCAAGGGCGGCGTCAAGGGCCCCGAGGGCGTCTACGGCCAGCAGGCCGACACGGTCGTCATCAAGAACCTGTACCAGCACAACTACGCGGCCACCGCCGCCGTCTTCAAGCTCCCCGGACTGCACATGAGCTTCGGGAGCGAGGGCTGCCCGCAGTGA
- a CDS encoding roadblock/LC7 domain-containing protein, with protein MTHSIPATNTQLDQLLTGLVDRVADVNQAVVLSEDGLVVSKSTGFLREDAERLAATASGLMSLSKGVSMDFRGGPVRQALIEMANSYLILTAAGPGAHLVVLAGKNADVGVVAYQMNMLVKKIGEHLSAAPRAHVGPAVGTNGG; from the coding sequence ATGACACACTCCATCCCCGCCACGAACACCCAGCTCGACCAGTTGCTCACCGGTCTCGTGGACCGGGTCGCCGACGTGAACCAGGCCGTCGTGCTCTCCGAGGACGGGCTGGTGGTGAGCAAGTCCACCGGGTTCCTGCGCGAGGACGCCGAACGGCTGGCGGCGACCGCGTCCGGCCTGATGAGCCTCAGCAAGGGCGTCAGCATGGACTTCCGCGGCGGCCCGGTGCGTCAGGCGCTCATCGAGATGGCCAACAGCTACCTGATCCTCACCGCGGCCGGCCCGGGGGCCCATCTCGTCGTGCTGGCGGGCAAGAACGCGGACGTCGGCGTCGTGGCGTACCAGATGAACATGCTGGTGAAGAAGATAGGCGAGCACCTCAGCGCGGCGCCGCGGGCCCATGTCGGTCCCGCCGTCGGCACCAACGGCGGGTGA
- a CDS encoding DUF742 domain-containing protein translates to MSGGDEAGRLVRPFTLTGGRTRPSRADFTLITTVTAVDPPPERAARPQPEHARILRLCARPLAVAEVAAHLDLPVSVVVIMLCDLLEAGLITARPPRHVSGAPDLDLLQKVRDGLGRI, encoded by the coding sequence GTGAGCGGAGGCGACGAAGCGGGCCGGCTCGTCCGGCCGTTCACCCTCACCGGTGGGCGGACCCGGCCCAGCCGCGCCGACTTCACCCTCATCACGACGGTGACCGCGGTGGACCCTCCGCCCGAGCGGGCCGCTCGGCCGCAGCCGGAGCACGCCCGGATCCTGCGGCTGTGCGCCCGGCCGCTCGCCGTGGCGGAGGTCGCGGCCCATCTCGACCTGCCGGTGAGCGTGGTCGTCATCATGCTCTGCGATCTGCTGGAGGCGGGCCTGATCACGGCCCGGCCGCCCCGTCACGTCTCGGGCGCACCGGACCTAGACCTGCTGCAGAAAGTGAGGGACGGCCTTGGCCGGATCTGA
- a CDS encoding HAD-IC family P-type ATPase codes for MASEPTAPQPPPADGTVLQALRWLDTGPRGLTDAEAAARLAETGENTVPGTPATSWPHLLLRGLRDPFTVVLLCLGLVSALVASWGAAAVILALVGVSCVLRASGEHRADRSLAGLRELVADTATVLRRPADGETARPREVPVADLVPGDVVRLGPGDLVPADVRLLRARGLTVHQAALTGESAPVAKSAADPADPDHADEAHLCFQGTDVASGSATAVVLATGARTRFAAALGVDGPPPRGASAFDRSVHGISWVLIRFMLLTPPLVLMANAALRGRGLETLPFAVAVAVGLTPEMLPVIVTSCLARGAALLARTHGVIVKRLPALHDLGAIDVLCVDKTGTLTQDRPVLARSLGPDGRDDPEPLRWAAVNAWWTLQLAEHPTPDALDEALLEAMTKREDCDWRERREEGGSCGSCLSCGSYGSYGSYGSYEEYDGVDAVPYDPVRRLSTAVVRGPRLGTHVLVVKGAVEDVLDRCLLEPDERARLSALAEREAATGLRLLAVATAERPAATRQRDLSARAPVPSPCTPADEHGLSFRGLVSFRDTLVPGAAEALRALAARGVAVRVLTGDHPGTAARVCRELGLDPGEVGAVDDDLADTVGRTVAYARCTPADKARVVAALRAAGHTVGFLGDGVNDAPALRAADVGIAPGAACAVARESADVVLGEKDLGAVGHAVTAGRYSSGNIASYLRVTLSSNLGNVLAMLAAGLLLPFLPMLPAQVLVQNLCFDVAQLAFAHDRPGAAALRRPTVLRPRAFLRFLTGFGALNAVADLATFAVLGLALNGPDAVDDRAVFHSAWFTENLLTQAVVMVLLRTGRAAGRPGPVGRAAAVLGAVGLLLPPSPLGARLGMTPLPVPYYLLLAAVLALYALALRLLVRRHP; via the coding sequence GTGGCCTCTGAGCCGACCGCCCCACAGCCGCCGCCCGCCGACGGAACGGTCCTGCAGGCGCTCCGCTGGCTGGACACCGGCCCACGCGGGCTGACCGACGCCGAGGCCGCCGCCCGGCTCGCGGAAACCGGTGAGAACACGGTTCCCGGAACACCTGCGACGTCCTGGCCCCACCTCCTCCTGCGCGGACTGCGCGACCCCTTCACCGTCGTTCTCCTCTGCCTCGGCCTGGTCTCCGCCCTCGTCGCCTCCTGGGGCGCCGCTGCCGTGATCCTCGCCCTCGTCGGGGTCAGCTGCGTGCTGCGCGCGAGCGGGGAACACCGGGCCGACCGCTCCCTGGCCGGGCTGCGCGAGCTGGTCGCCGACACGGCCACGGTGCTGCGCCGCCCGGCCGACGGGGAGACGGCCCGCCCCCGCGAGGTCCCGGTAGCCGACCTGGTGCCCGGCGACGTCGTCCGGCTCGGCCCCGGCGACCTGGTCCCCGCGGACGTACGACTGCTGCGCGCCCGCGGGCTGACCGTGCACCAGGCCGCCCTGACCGGCGAGTCGGCGCCGGTCGCGAAGTCCGCCGCGGACCCGGCGGATCCCGACCACGCCGACGAGGCCCACCTCTGTTTCCAGGGCACCGACGTCGCCTCGGGCAGCGCCACCGCCGTCGTCCTCGCCACCGGGGCGCGGACCCGGTTCGCCGCCGCTCTGGGCGTGGACGGGCCGCCGCCGCGTGGGGCAAGCGCTTTTGACCGGTCCGTGCACGGGATCTCCTGGGTGCTGATCCGCTTCATGCTGCTCACCCCGCCCCTCGTCCTCATGGCCAACGCGGCCCTGCGCGGCCGTGGCCTGGAGACGCTGCCGTTCGCCGTCGCGGTCGCCGTCGGACTGACGCCCGAGATGCTTCCGGTGATCGTCACCAGCTGTCTGGCCCGGGGCGCCGCCCTGCTCGCCCGGACGCACGGCGTGATCGTGAAACGGCTTCCCGCCCTGCACGACCTGGGCGCGATCGACGTCCTGTGCGTCGACAAGACGGGCACCCTCACCCAGGACCGGCCGGTCCTCGCCCGCTCCCTCGGCCCGGACGGCCGCGACGACCCCGAGCCCCTGCGCTGGGCCGCCGTCAACGCCTGGTGGACCCTCCAACTCGCCGAGCACCCCACTCCGGACGCCCTCGACGAGGCGTTGCTGGAAGCGATGACGAAACGCGAGGACTGCGATTGGCGCGAGAGGCGCGAGGAGGGCGGGTCGTGCGGGTCGTGCCTCTCGTGCGGGTCGTACGGGTCGTACGGGTCGTACGGGTCGTACGAGGAGTACGACGGGGTGGACGCCGTCCCCTACGACCCCGTCCGGCGTCTGTCCACCGCGGTGGTGCGCGGCCCGCGCCTCGGCACGCACGTCCTGGTCGTCAAAGGCGCCGTCGAGGACGTACTTGACCGCTGCCTCCTGGAACCGGACGAGCGGGCGCGGCTGAGCGCCCTCGCCGAGCGCGAGGCGGCGACCGGGCTGCGACTGCTGGCCGTCGCCACCGCGGAACGCCCCGCCGCCACCCGCCAGCGCGACCTCTCCGCCCGCGCCCCCGTCCCCTCCCCCTGCACTCCGGCCGACGAGCACGGCCTCTCCTTCCGCGGCCTGGTCTCCTTCCGCGACACCCTCGTCCCGGGCGCCGCCGAGGCCCTGCGCGCCCTGGCCGCCCGCGGGGTCGCGGTGCGCGTCCTCACCGGCGACCACCCCGGCACGGCGGCCCGCGTCTGCCGCGAACTCGGCCTCGACCCCGGAGAGGTCGGCGCCGTCGACGACGACCTGGCGGACACCGTCGGCCGGACCGTCGCCTACGCCCGCTGCACCCCCGCCGACAAGGCGCGCGTCGTCGCCGCCCTGCGCGCGGCCGGGCACACCGTCGGCTTCCTCGGCGACGGCGTCAACGACGCCCCCGCCCTGCGCGCGGCGGACGTCGGCATCGCACCGGGCGCCGCCTGCGCCGTGGCCCGGGAGAGCGCCGACGTCGTGCTCGGCGAGAAGGACCTCGGCGCCGTCGGCCACGCCGTCACCGCGGGCCGGTACAGCAGCGGCAACATCGCCTCGTACCTGCGCGTCACCCTCTCCTCCAACCTCGGCAACGTCCTCGCCATGCTCGCCGCCGGACTGCTGCTGCCTTTCCTGCCGATGCTCCCCGCCCAGGTGCTCGTGCAGAACCTCTGTTTCGACGTCGCCCAGCTCGCCTTCGCCCACGACCGTCCCGGCGCGGCCGCGCTGCGCCGACCGACCGTGCTGCGGCCCCGTGCCTTCCTGCGTTTCCTCACCGGGTTCGGCGCGCTCAACGCCGTCGCCGACCTCGCCACCTTCGCCGTCCTCGGGCTCGCCCTGAACGGGCCGGACGCCGTCGACGACCGGGCCGTCTTCCACTCCGCCTGGTTCACCGAGAACCTTCTGACCCAGGCCGTGGTGATGGTGCTGCTGCGCACCGGCCGGGCCGCCGGCCGGCCCGGACCCGTCGGCCGGGCCGCCGCCGTCCTCGGCGCCGTCGGTCTGCTGCTGCCGCCGAGCCCGCTGGGCGCCCGCCTGGGCATGACACCGCTTCCCGTGCCGTACTACCTGCTGCTCGCCGCCGTCCTGGCCCTGTACGCCCTGGCCCTGCGGCTGCTGGTTCGCCGTCATCCGTAG
- the tatA gene encoding Sec-independent protein translocase subunit TatA produces the protein MLRNGLEPWHLLIVAIVVIVMFGSKKLPDTARALGKSMRILKSETKAMKDDDAPAYAAETVTAPVEPPAPAH, from the coding sequence ATGCTCCGCAACGGACTGGAACCCTGGCACCTGCTGATCGTCGCCATCGTCGTCATCGTGATGTTCGGCTCGAAGAAGCTGCCGGACACGGCACGGGCCCTCGGCAAGTCGATGCGGATCCTCAAGAGCGAGACCAAGGCGATGAAGGACGACGACGCGCCCGCGTACGCGGCGGAGACCGTGACCGCCCCGGTGGAGCCGCCCGCCCCGGCCCACTGA
- a CDS encoding substrate-binding domain-containing protein — MNTPLPAPSAPPALRSARLTALATVCCLLLVGCSGSTSSGSDKDAAGRSGGPIKIALVTHGAKGDTFWERVRKGAEAAAAKDGVELTYASDADAAGQAELVRDAIRDRVDGIAVTLAKPQAMKSPVATAKAAGIPVVGLNSGIDAWQSTGLLEYFGQDESVAGRAVGGKLDDLRAQHALCVIHERGNVALEARCAGVKKTFTGETEMLYVDGTDMDAMTAALTERLKQEPDIDEVIANGAQFALAAAQAAQKADSKAKIATFDLNKDLVEAVRDGRVQFAVDQQPYLQGYLAVDALWLYKTNGNLSGGGVAPVLTGPAFVTKTNVADVARFAADGTR, encoded by the coding sequence ATGAACACTCCCCTCCCCGCTCCTTCCGCTCCGCCCGCCCTCAGATCCGCCCGCCTCACCGCACTGGCCACAGTCTGCTGCCTGCTCCTCGTCGGCTGCTCCGGCTCCACGTCGTCCGGCTCGGACAAGGACGCGGCGGGCCGCTCGGGCGGCCCCATCAAGATCGCCCTGGTCACCCACGGGGCGAAGGGCGACACCTTCTGGGAGCGGGTGCGCAAGGGCGCCGAGGCGGCCGCCGCCAAGGACGGCGTCGAGCTGACCTACGCGAGCGACGCCGACGCCGCCGGACAGGCAGAGCTGGTGCGGGACGCGATCCGCGACCGGGTCGACGGCATCGCCGTGACGCTGGCCAAGCCACAGGCCATGAAGAGCCCGGTGGCCACGGCCAAGGCCGCCGGCATACCCGTGGTCGGCCTCAACTCCGGTATCGACGCCTGGCAGTCCACAGGGCTCCTGGAGTACTTCGGCCAGGACGAGAGCGTCGCGGGCCGCGCCGTCGGCGGCAAGCTCGACGACCTGCGCGCCCAGCACGCCCTGTGCGTCATCCACGAGCGGGGCAACGTCGCCCTGGAGGCGCGCTGCGCGGGCGTGAAGAAGACGTTCACCGGCGAGACCGAGATGCTCTACGTCGACGGGACGGACATGGACGCGATGACCGCCGCACTGACCGAACGCCTGAAACAGGAGCCCGACATCGACGAAGTCATCGCCAACGGCGCGCAGTTCGCGCTCGCCGCGGCGCAGGCGGCCCAGAAGGCCGACAGCAAGGCCAAGATCGCCACCTTCGACCTCAACAAGGACCTGGTCGAGGCGGTCCGCGACGGCCGCGTGCAGTTCGCGGTGGACCAACAGCCTTACCTCCAGGGCTATCTCGCCGTGGACGCGCTCTGGCTCTACAAGACCAACGGCAACCTCAGCGGCGGCGGGGTGGCGCCCGTGCTGACGGGCCCGGCCTTCGTCACCAAGACCAACGTCGCCGACGTCGCACGCTTCGCCGCCGACGGAACCCGCTGA
- a CDS encoding nitrate- and nitrite sensing domain-containing protein, which translates to MSPRTGARRRRLGSIRLSLILLALVPGVTLAAMWGVTTIQMFSEGLRLRAQTELSRSTGAMGTEATLALQQERSLSAVWLASMPAGSRAALDAQRQRTDAAVAKLVSRSDDIQQAPSRVRDRLYSVVASVGSLEYYRGQVDNPSDITAAQALDQYTSIIDDQIHAFQELSQVDDGDLTSQAGPLVALEHAAELVSEEDLQLTLAGPERRMDEKAWAEFAQLVNTRRWLVQDQIVPSLTGTAKAETENILTSYQWQNLQAIEDKVLAARVKPSENGDVVLPDVQKQWRAALIEVSDQYSGLIRQQTTALLQRSADNARGLLIKAAALSAGGLVALLLCVGMSWRITRSLSRRLRGLREATLSLAHERLPEVVARLDRGETVDVESATPPLDYGGDELGQVATAFNTAQRTAVHTAVELADTRRGFQKVILGIARQSQNLVNLQLSKLDALERRHQDPDVLKGLYELDSTASQLRRYEENLVIISGGRPGRSWSEPVALVDILRSAVGEVAEYQRAEVHTEEDVWIAPHAVADLIHLLAELIDNATSYSPAPSPVGVRAAVVAKGLAIEVEDRGLGLSEEDYASFNAQLAVAPQFDLVALADDLRLGMFVIARLATRHGIAVNLRSSPYGGTTAIVLVPHDIVVREASDAETPAAWDPDGAHDPSALAGSTSTPTRPSSAGTGVRTSRVATAPDRTAAPAPATAPATATAAPAATAQPAATAARTAAPLPARSHGLSPLPRRVPQTSLASELREDAVAVEEDGFPDDFTAERAASSLAGFQRGTLQARDDDVPPSGAAESAAEAPGPPVIAAGSSQTPTTPADRS; encoded by the coding sequence ATGTCTCCACGGACAGGTGCCCGGCGCCGCCGTCTCGGCTCCATACGTCTCTCCCTGATCCTCCTGGCGCTGGTGCCCGGCGTCACCCTCGCCGCCATGTGGGGCGTGACGACGATCCAGATGTTCTCCGAGGGGCTGCGGCTGCGCGCGCAGACCGAACTGAGCCGGTCGACCGGCGCCATGGGCACCGAGGCGACGCTCGCGCTCCAGCAGGAGCGCAGTCTGTCGGCCGTGTGGCTGGCCTCGATGCCCGCCGGTTCCCGGGCCGCGCTGGACGCGCAGCGGCAGAGGACGGACGCGGCCGTCGCCAAGCTGGTCTCGCGTTCGGACGACATCCAGCAGGCGCCCTCCCGCGTGAGGGACCGCCTGTACTCGGTGGTCGCCTCGGTGGGCAGCCTGGAGTACTACCGGGGTCAGGTGGACAACCCCAGCGACATCACCGCCGCGCAGGCCCTGGACCAGTACACCTCGATCATCGACGACCAGATCCACGCCTTCCAGGAGCTGTCCCAGGTCGACGACGGCGACCTCACCTCCCAGGCCGGACCGCTGGTGGCCCTGGAGCACGCGGCCGAACTGGTCTCGGAGGAGGATCTGCAGCTCACCCTGGCCGGGCCCGAGCGGCGGATGGACGAGAAGGCGTGGGCGGAGTTCGCCCAGCTGGTGAACACGCGCCGCTGGCTGGTGCAGGACCAGATCGTGCCCTCGCTCACCGGGACCGCGAAGGCGGAGACCGAGAACATCCTGACGAGCTATCAGTGGCAGAACCTCCAGGCCATCGAGGACAAGGTGCTCGCGGCCCGCGTGAAGCCGAGCGAGAACGGCGACGTCGTCCTGCCGGACGTGCAGAAGCAGTGGCGGGCCGCGCTCATCGAGGTCTCCGACCAGTACTCGGGGCTGATCCGGCAGCAGACCACGGCGCTGTTGCAGCGCAGCGCGGACAACGCGCGCGGCCTGTTGATCAAGGCGGCCGCGCTGAGCGCGGGCGGTCTCGTCGCCCTGCTGCTGTGCGTCGGCATGTCCTGGCGGATCACCCGCTCGCTGTCGCGGCGGCTGCGCGGGCTGCGGGAGGCCACGCTGAGCCTGGCGCACGAACGGCTCCCGGAGGTGGTGGCGCGGCTGGACCGGGGAGAGACTGTCGACGTGGAATCGGCGACCCCGCCGCTGGACTACGGCGGCGACGAACTCGGGCAGGTGGCCACGGCGTTCAACACGGCGCAGCGCACCGCCGTGCACACCGCGGTCGAACTCGCCGACACCCGGCGCGGTTTCCAGAAGGTCATCCTGGGCATCGCCCGGCAGAGCCAGAACCTGGTCAACCTCCAGCTCAGCAAGCTCGACGCGCTGGAGCGCCGGCACCAGGACCCCGACGTCCTCAAGGGCCTGTACGAACTGGACTCCACGGCCAGCCAGTTGCGCCGGTACGAGGAGAACCTCGTCATCATCAGCGGCGGCCGGCCCGGACGCAGCTGGTCGGAGCCGGTGGCGCTGGTCGACATCCTGCGCAGCGCCGTCGGGGAGGTCGCCGAGTACCAGCGGGCGGAGGTGCACACCGAGGAGGATGTGTGGATCGCCCCGCACGCCGTGGCGGACCTGATCCATCTGCTCGCCGAGCTCATCGACAACGCGACCTCCTACTCGCCGGCGCCCAGCCCGGTCGGGGTACGGGCCGCGGTGGTGGCCAAGGGTCTGGCGATCGAGGTCGAGGACCGCGGCCTCGGCCTGTCGGAGGAGGACTACGCCTCGTTCAACGCGCAGTTGGCGGTGGCCCCGCAGTTCGACCTGGTGGCGCTCGCCGACGACCTGCGGCTGGGCATGTTCGTGATCGCCCGGCTCGCCACCCGGCACGGCATCGCCGTGAACCTGCGCTCCTCGCCGTACGGCGGCACCACCGCGATCGTGCTGGTCCCGCACGACATCGTGGTCCGCGAGGCCTCCGACGCCGAGACCCCGGCGGCCTGGGACCCCGACGGGGCGCACGACCCCTCGGCCCTCGCGGGCAGTACGTCGACCCCGACGCGTCCCTCGTCGGCCGGTACGGGCGTCCGGACATCCCGGGTGGCGACGGCCCCGGACCGCACCGCAGCCCCAGCCCCAGCCACAGCCCCAGCCACAGCCACCGCCGCGCCCGCCGCCACTGCTCAGCCGGCGGCGACGGCGGCCCGTACCGCCGCACCGCTCCCCGCCCGCTCCCACGGCCTCTCCCCGCTCCCCCGCAGGGTGCCGCAGACCAGTCTCGCGAGCGAGTTGCGCGAGGACGCCGTCGCCGTCGAGGAAGACGGCTTCCCGGACGACTTCACCGCCGAGCGCGCGGCCTCTTCCCTCGCCGGTTTCCAGCGCGGCACGCTGCAGGCACGCGACGACGACGTGCCGCCGTCCGGCGCGGCGGAGTCCGCCGCCGAGGCGCCCGGCCCGCCGGTCATCGCCGCGGGCTCGTCCCAGACCCCGACCACGCCCGCCGACCGCTCATGA